The Populus alba chromosome 13, ASM523922v2, whole genome shotgun sequence genome contains the following window.
GCttgtttatcttctttttttttttgcttcaaaataCATATGCATAGTTGAAGTACTCCTTCGGACATACAGATTATATCAGTAAGACATATAGTGTACATCATTGCAATTGTAGATCGAATCAGCAGGGCATTTAAGGTCTGTAAACACTAAGATTTTCTGGGAAAGAATGGTTGGTTGTCAAATATTGCCTGGTGATGGTGGTTGGTATGGTAGTGTTATTATCATGGTGGATGGCTTAGTGCCACTAGGAATCAACCCAAGGGTTCTTCTGCGGCCCACAAGTGGTCTGTCCTGGGTTAGATCCACATATCTAGCTGTTGTGTCATTTGACAAGCTCTTGAGGTGCCACTTTGGGCCATGACAGTCAGTTTCTGGTCTGCAGCAGCATAGATTGCCTACCTTCCCCTTTCTAACATTGTCTAACCAAATTGTGATGGCAACCAGCTCAATGTTTTTCTACTTTCATTGTGCTCTCGATCCTTTCACTTGACACCACTATTATTCCTTGTCGTTCTACCATATGCACCTGGGAATGAATAAGCGACCTTCTCCAGCATCCCACtataacccaaaaaaattacGTGACAAGTGGCTCATGtactaataatatttacatGGCTTGGGGTTTAAGCTTATCTGTGTATATACTGCATGAACCATATATGCTAATGATTGGTTTACTGTTTCAGTTATGAAGCTTGGGTCATTTATAACTTTCTGTCCTTGTGCCTGGCTTGGGTTGGTGGCCCCGGAGCAGTTGTGCTAAGTTTAAGTGGTCGGGTTATGAAGCCATCATGGTGTCTGATGACTTGTTGCTTTCCTCCCATGCCGCTGGATGGGTGAGTTTCTCTTCTTCTATGGCTTTTGGCATGCTCAAATCTCATTTTCTGTTTGGTTAGAAATAGGATTGATAGTCTGCAGTCCTATCTTCTCTGAAGgcttttatcattaatttctgTCTGAGTTTGAGTTTTGATTCAATGCAGCCGTTTTATTCGAAGGTGCAAGCAGGGTTGTTTGCCAATTTGTGATTCTGAAATGCCCTTCTTTAGTTGCTGTTACACTCATACTTTATGCAAAAGGGAAATACATGGATGGAAATTTCAGTCCTAAACAATCATATTTGTATCTCACCATTATATACACAATCTCCTATACTCTGGCGTTGTATGCTTTGGCATTGTTTTATGTGGCATGCAAAGATCTGCTTCAGCCTTTCAATCCAGTTCCAAAGTTTATCATCATCAAATCTGTTGTTTTCTTGACATACTGGCAGGTAAAATTTTATCCACAGTTTGTTATCATTGCGAAGCTTACAGACTGATTGTAAAGTTTTTTTGCACACAATTGCTCCATAGTTTCATGCTATGTGATGTCCATGAAGAGCAGAGACAGCACATGATTCTCTGTGTGTCGAGGAAACATTTTAAGGTATGCATATTGGATTTAAAATGGCTTGACCTGTATGCAACCCCTTGCCTGGCTTTTATCTGTTTAAACTTGCTACTAAGTTTTAGTCTGATATATCATATTTTGTACCCTACATGTCCAAGGGCACATGTAATCAGCCTTTTTTGACTGCTAAAGTCATGCTGCCTAGTTTAgacaaactatatttttattagaacttTGGTGGCTTTGCCTTTCCTTATTCACTGTTTGTGCACAAGTTGCAGAGTTTTAGCATTTCTTTGATGCAAAAATGAAGTTATGCGTAGTCACTGTAGAACAATTCTGGTGCAGcataataaagaacaaaaccaaaacaagaTAATAGAGTATATTAATGAAAACTTTAATTGAAATCCTCAAGAAATCAAGTAGTTTAAATAGCAATATAACTTTAGTACTTTGGCAGCTCTCAAACCTTATTTCTCGAAAGCTCTCCATTGAAATCCCCCCACCCTAAAACACAGTTAACCATAAAGAAGACATTTAAATACTCAATAAGCCAAgtatctcaattaaaaatatctagaaCAGGATTGTCTAGACTCAATAGGACTAATCTACTAGATAGGATCTTTTCtgctaggaaagaaaaaaaatttcctagaagaaaattttcatttttcttgttattctgATTTTCTTCCTGCATCAAATTCCTAAGTATGGCATGTATTCCCTTTTGTAAGAGAGGCATAATGTTGTTTGAGCTGTGTACTTTCTCTTGATATACTTGTACATGATAGCTGTGTCTtctgtttgttgtttttcttctttgcagTGTTTAGGTTTAGTGTGTTAAATTTATCAGCtgagaattaaaaacaaaaaaaaggaataaaaaaatgtgagCTTGGGGATCTTCTAgtcatgtttcttttctttcttcttcagggAGTTCTGTTTTTTCTGGCTGCAAAGTCTGGATTCATTAAGGATGCAGAAGAAGCTGCTCAGTTTCAAGTTTTATTATATGCGTTGAGATGCTTATAGCTGCTGTTGCGTCATCTTTATAGCATTTCCAATACAAAGAGTATGCTGGTGCAAATATTGCTGGTTCATGTGATCTGACACGTAGTCTTGCCCATGCCTTGAAGTTGATGACTTATACCATGCGACACTGTTCACCAGGATATCCCtacaagtttttgttttcttcccatGGGTTCTTTCAAATTCACTGTGCCGTGGCAAATTCATGATTTCACTAAATTATTTGCAGTTTGCACCAACTTATCATGATTATGTGCTCTACAATCATACTGAGGGTGATGATGGAACAAGAAAGTATCGCTCACGCACCTTTGTGCCAACTGGCCAGGAGATGGATGCTGtgagaaaaaacaaactcaTGTTTGGAAACAAGATGGATGAGCTATCCAGTCACTCTTCCTCTGCCACAAGCACCCCCAAAAATGATTCCTCAGTGCCCCATCCTGCACATTCTGATGCAATGAAATCTTCCCACCTTATGGGTGCTTCTGATTCTTTATCCTCGCCATAATGATATGCGCTTATTTGACATGGACTTCTCCAGCTACCCTGCAAAAAGTTTGCTGCTGCAAATGAAAACTGGGATTAGGTGGTCAAGAATGGGGGTAACTGCAACAAATGGTAAGAAAAAGTTTCCGTCAAAAAAGGGAGTTTGAGGAATATGAGGTGTCTTTTTTTGCTCCAGGAAAAGCTATTCTCAAAGAGTGTTTTGGAGTCCTGATCGAATCCTCTACTTTCGTTTGGTTTAAGCATTCCAGTTGCTGAAGTCAGGATCCCTTGATTGCCATTTAATTGCCCCATCTAGGGTCATCTGCCTTTGTTACCCGTTATTCTTTGTCGATACATAACTTTTAGATGTCATACTTAAGACATTAGGTTCATTGTGAAAATGGttggattgtttttttaccCTTCTAGAATATCAGTGATTGTTCCACCCTGCTTCCACCTGCGTTCTAGAAAAGAAAGTTTTAGATATTAACATTTGCAATGTGAAATTGGGTTGTGAACTTGTTTCTGCTGTTCCATAAGCGCTAACCCAGGGCCATTATTTGAGTCGTGGATTTAACTCATCATGGCTACTTACACTTTGGTTTGCCATTGTTGTCATAACCATTTTCATTGTGTCATACTATAGAGCATAGGGTACTTGTAGCTTTTCTTGGTGGTCATGTGATTGGAAGTTTGATGCTGGATCTACAACATATTTAGTTTAGCTATATATATAGCATAGTGGTTATGCCCATAAGATTTGACATGTGTGACAAGTAAAAAAATGTTTCCACAAATTCTACTTTGACAGGAAATCTTTCTTAATTGCGGGGGATGCTTCTGCTATTGTTAGCCATATCTttcaatgaatatttttaatttttgtcttttaaaattagAGTAAATTGATGATTCTAATTGTTGCCCTTGTGATTGTAACCAGGTATGAAAATTAACCACTGACACCCAcgaattatcttttttattttttatgttttgaattaatattacCAAGAATTAAGGTAAAGCACTTTTGACTTTTGTGCTCGTTAAGTTGTATGAGCTGAATTAGTTATTTGGCATGGTAGAAATTTCGttctttaattagattttttcacAAATgggatatttattttacttagtTTGTTGGAATATAAGACTCTGTAAGTAGTGCtattatgtttgtttgttatgGTTGGATTGATACAAAGTCTTGTGTGTTGAAAGGCAACTCATTCCATTGGCAGGCCCAGAAGTAAGATGTTTCTTGATTGTAGGtatctaattttaattgttgacgagtaattttttaaatattcattactGAAATAGTTAGTTAAGTACAATTTTGCTATACCTTATTGATCAGTAATTCAGAGTCAAAGCTAAGCATCTCCTTCTGTACAAGGAGCGTTTTTGTCCctttgtcacggttattgtcaCGGTTGCTCGCGCAGGCATGAACTGAACTGAACTGGAATGCTTCTACTGACACACGTTATAGATTATTTGAGATCATTATCGTGACCTGATGGTCTGAAAGAAAGAAGTCGTCTAGCGAAACACTAAACACTAACTTACGATGTTGTTTGAAATCATTTAGGGGATGGTATGGATGGATTTGCCATTGACCCAAAAAATGTAGAGAAAAGAGAATTGATACTTGGCTGATAGAACTTGGTTAGGGGAAACATTACTAAGTGAGATGGTGATGTACGATGGTGATTAGGACGGTCaagatatcattattttttattgttatttattgttctcattattttattaattaaagacTTCTCTTATTCCTTATCAAACCTTAGTATTtatcattttactatttattttatttaaaataatttatgaatttgatttcttttcaatatcatcatctttcaatttttttatgtattagattgatcttattttttttattagttatttgtGTTTAcgtgaaataatttattgaaactaatttcttttaattttattcaaaatttttacAATTGATATTTGGTCTCTATttgtttaataactaaaaaaaattaaaaatattaaaaaattattttttagcttattttttatttgtattacaAAACACCGAAAAGTTTCAAATTCAATACAAGGGCACAAAGAAGCAGCTGCGTAATCTAAACCAAATGGACGCGAGTTGTAGTATAGATAACGAAAGTAAAAGTGGAGCTCAGCACAGAGAGCAGAGCTGCTGCTTTTCGTTCGATAGTACAAAGGAAGACAAACGGCTCATCTTGACTGACTAATGATCCAATCTCTGTCCAAAAAGAATAAACCAAACTTTAGATTTGCCTTTTTGGTCAGCTAATAGTGAGACCACGTAAGCATTCCCTTGCTTTGCTTTTACCAAAAATGATTGGCTTTGATTTTGTATCCTAACAAGTAACATGGGCTGGGGCAATCCATCATGCACATGCATGGCCAATTCCAGATATTCCCTTCCTTCAGCTCTCTTCAACCACCTATTGCTAATCACACAAATTTGCAGAGTACTGTGTGTGTTTCTAACAAGCACTCAATTATATACTAGTTTATGTCCTTTATGTTTGTCCATTTCTTTAAGAGCTTCGTCTCTCTAGCTCAACCGCAGCATATCGGGTTAAAAATATGATACTAGCCATGGTGTTTAAGAATCAAAATGCAGGTCTTCATCTCCTTATAATGCTATGCATTTTCAAACTTTGgtcattattgttattgttattaggTAACCAGATTCTGCATGTACCCAATTACTCCTTTAGATACATTCAATATTTCCTGCTTCCAATTCACTCTCTAAATGCTCTGCCTCctttatatatatcattataCAGGCATACAAGTATTTGATACTTGATCAAGACATCCGTTCCTGTTCGTATAGGTTATTTAGTCCTAGATTGCAGTCCTGATTAATGCTGCAGATGGGTTTCGAAGCTGTTGCCGGAATGCGCTCGAGGTTCCGCTACGAGAAGCTCGGCAATGACGAGGAGCAATACCATGAAAAGCTAATGGCAAGGCCAAGGAGAAGGCATTGTTGGGTGAAGAAAATGAACGGAAGAGTAAAGGGTCTCCGCTTATCCCGCTCCAGGAAACTTACTTTCAAGGCATTGTCTGTGATCCTAATGCCAAGCCCAAGCAGCAGGATTGCCAAGGTGTATGCTCATATTATTGATAGAATCAAGATTATGGATGATCTGAATCTGTATCCGAATATTATCCTTTCCACTCGTTGGGGTCTTCCAGGTTTATCTCATCCCCATCCCTCTGTTAAAACTGCTGGACGGCCGACTCATACCACTGCGCCTCCCATGCCTCTTCATAAAATTTAACCTGTATTTTGTAGCATCTTTGtgtttcagtaaaaaaaatgtttgaccTAGCAATTGATAATCTTGCTTttataatcgttaattttattttattttattttttctccattcATATTCGATCCCTTCCCTTAGTATACAACCGATGAATGAACACTTTTGTAACTTTTGATATGTCAAGGCATATATTCCACTATAACGTAGCATGCATGTAACTTAGCTATAGTACAATAACGAAATTATAAGAATATCAACGCCTTTACCAGTTCAATGGGATGAATGGAAGAACAGGTTGTTTTTGACAAGGATAAAGTTTGTATAATATTTAAGATTGACGATTAAACATTGATATATGTTACctagtgttttattatttctagTTTTCTGTTTGTTCCTGTCTCAACTTAGAAAAATAGTTCATCGCCATGAGcttaaccctagaaaaaaagagTCTAAGCTTTATAGGCCTAACATAGAGAAAAAGCTCAGCTCCCATAgactcaaatatattttaaatcataccCTCTCCATGTTCATAGATGTGTAAAAATTCTCTAAGGATTTATCATATTTCATTTACATTAATGTTATTTAAaggataatatataaaaaaatctctcaaaTACATATTTGCATCGCATCAATGTTGATGTAAGGGATAACATCCCTCACCAATGCATATATCATGAACATTCTCTCTCATTAATGCTTATGTAaggtattagaaaaaaaaattatattttagctcCTCCTCTTCATAAAAGAACGAGATTCATGGACTATACAATACCCAATGAATTCTTCAAGTTTCAAGTGATCatacattttcattttctactgcatatttattttcagagttgctctctaaaatatcattatcttttctcttaaaaaattatttacttaaATATTAAAGAGTCCCCAAATTCACTAAAAGAAACATTTTACAAGTACCAATTATTAATTACCTTAGCATACGAAACACCAGAAACCAACCACCTTAAACTaggaagaatgaaattgaattatttgaaCCAATAAATCAAAACCGATTATCTAAGATATAATCTTGGGAcattatcaattaattattaatattaacttacaaagaaattaaaagagatcATACAATTGGAGCTGTATTTATGCTCTCACAACTTCCTCTTCATGttttatcatttgaattttACAGGATAATCactttaattattgttattctttctttctttttctgtggACAAATGTTGTTTTCATGCTTTTGTTTTGCCCCATGTTATTTGCATGTTGTTGCTTTTGGAATTATGTCTAGACAAgattaaaaattgaatgatatacAGATCAGGGAACAAAATTCACATACATTATcaatcttaagatttttttttttttcctttaagtcattaattagagttgataattttattttatttgatttatcagttaattataagttattttaatttagactCTATCTTTTCATTCCTCGGTTAATATATAAATTCTATggtataaaaactatatttttaagacACGTGCCTTTCATTTTGTattcaaaattgatttggaaTTTTAGTTATATTGTAACCGATGTACTTTGACTGGTATCTAGCCAAGAAATTGTCGTCTTTGTTTagaaatttttaacaataacacCTACCTGTGTCGTTAATGGTTAACAATAAACCTACTTGTCTTTAGCTAGTGTTTAGGTATTTAGAGTAaagtagtgattgttttttaaaagtattttttttttaaaatgtattaaaatcattttttattatttttaaaaaattatttgtaatatcaatacatcaaaatgatctaataaataaataaaattaatttaaaataaaaaatttaacttttttaaaaatattttaaaaaagtctaTAGAAGCTTAGGTTTTGTCGGATCTTTCTACTCTCCTCCAATACGACTTCTTTAATTTAGTGCACTACCTTGCTTATAGATTAGGTTAgcaaatgaataaaattgatattttaatatgtctTGTAGCCAATTAATTGGTTATATATAgcattattatattcatataaatacatatttattattaaaaaagacttaatttatttttaatattcatataatattagattaataaatcttatttaaataattaatagattAATAGATCTTAGATTAATGGATCTTATAATATTagattcatataatattagctTTAATATTCAAATCTGATTTACTTGACTTTCCGGGAATTGATACTTTTGTGTATGGGTTGCGTGATCATGAGATTTACATAATTTGGTATTAAAACTTAGCTctattaatcaggttatattcTTCTGAAGTTTTCATTCTTgttgtttccaaaaaaaaaaaaaaaaaaattagtgtccaatttctttttcttcttgaatttgcagcatttagaaaaataaattgttactTCTTTGCCCGTGATATAGGCAGATGaacaccaaataaataaattgtgatCACAGCTAGTGAAAAACCCATTGTGTGAAGTTTTTCGAGGAGTTGATTACTTCTTTGCCCGTGATATAGGCATGAACACCAGCCGGTGATGATTGCAAAAGGTTGCTGCAGTAAGGTCTAAGCATCGTTTCCTGTTCAAGTTACTCATCGTCGACTGGCGAGTTGTTAAACTTGTGCAGGTAGCTGCAAGGTTGAGGGTAGCTGTTAATGAGAAACTAGAAGCTGAGACTACTGTCCGTATTGATTAATTAAGGAGGCCAGCTGAGGGTTAGGCTGAATGCATCTATAAAACAGGATGTTAATGTTCGTTGAAATCCTTTTATAACCTGTGCTTACTACTTGTGgcggttttggttttggttttgattttggtgGTTAGGGAGGGAATTTTCGCTTTGTGGAGGGAGGAGACGGGATTGTTTTCCGGGGAATTCGTGCTCGGGCTTGTGATGTTGAAGATACAGAAAATGGTATGAAGATCGCAAAGAAAGACCTGGAGAAATTGCACGTGCATAACAGTACTTTCCTTTCTGGGCTAGTCGACGACGTCTGGCTTCCTCCCGATCCAGAGCAGGCATTGCTTGTATTTTTCTCAAATCTTCTTCCTCTACGCTATCCTTTTTTCGATGCTTAATGAGCTGGCTGGTGGATTGCTGGCTCGTTATGTGTTGCACCTACCTAGATTGCCTTGAAAGAGTTTGCTAGCGATAATGAATGAAAGGTTCAACGTTTCTGTCATGGGTGTTTGAGTGTATACAACTCTTTTAAGGCAATCACTATTACTAGTTTATTAGCgaagcataaataaataaataagcgaTTATGGTCGTGGACACCAATAATCactacttttatatataaatgctACGTGTCGTgtacaacacaacaacaatgtGGGATGTGGCAGAAGGGCCTAATGCCTCCACCCAGGCCAGGTGGGCTGGATGGACGGAGATGGACAACGGACGAAAGAACAGAGAAGAGAGACCACGTAACTCTCTTTACTAATTCATTATTAAACTAAGATCTAGAGAAGGGttctttcaaatatataaatcatagtTACTTTTAGATACAAGTTTAGCTATGTGTTTATCGCATGAATTAACTTctctcaaattataaaaaagacaaactttctaatttttgttaGGAGTtctttgatgtaaaaaataacaactctGAATaagtaactttttaaaatagttatgaATCAATCGAATAATATCTGTAGAATCAGAGTTGTATATGATCTTTATGAAACTTCTATCCAATGCCACcaataaatcatatttaattggtagaaattttagaaataaattaaaaccaaaatctcCATAACCCGTAAAACTAATCAACCATCTccctttaaaatttcttaagagACCTCCAAATATAATCTTcatcaagtttttaaaagagCTGTCATCCatatcaagttttataaattcttcttcAAGCCTAAACCATGAGATAATAGTGGAATGTCTATgcatcattttcaaaaacatacgATGAGATAGATCTTTGAATCCGCTCTGCCATATCAAAATACCATAATCCTTGCTAGTTTGTGAGACTAAAagtgtgtttgggagtgtggttgctattactttttaaattgtttttcacttagaaaagcatgccaataattttttttattttttaaaaattatttttgagattagcacatcaaaataatttgaaaacatcaaaaacatattaattcaaagcaaaaaaaaaaatcaaaatttttcggaaacgcttttgaaaagcacccccaaacaccctcttaattCAAGCCAAATACCGCACATAATTtctaaatacaattaaaatatcatatattgaAGATGAGGAAATATTCTTATTAAACAGCAATAAATCAATGGGAAaacttattataaaataattgtcaaataaatatcttgattttttttttatggagccTTTAATTTCTAAATCCAAGTCCATCTCATATCTAAAAGAGGATTTCTAGCTTTGGACAAAAGCCAAGAATAAGTTGAATTAGGAGTATACATATTATTCATATTAAGAAACACACAATACAATTTGCTGGTCTTGGACAAGATGGAATTGACACCGCCCTGATTTTCTATTTTACTACATCTGGAATCACACATAAGTTCCACTTTCCACCACAccactaattatttttaatgtatttattatattcattacTGATTATGCAGGGCTCGAAGAGCAGTAACCCTTATCCATGAAGACATGAATGAAATGGGACGTACCCTAACTAATAATATgcttaatttatgttttaaaaggtTAGAAAGGTTGAAATCAACCTTAACAGAAGATGCTATCGCTGATTGTGAACATGAGCTCAAGGAAGGTCCATCCACGAGCATCTAGAGAAATTTTGATGTTAACTCCTGTACAAACGCTACAAGCCCATCCTTGAATTGAAAGCGTTTAggatgtgaatttttttaaaatattttctagaaatgatattttatcattattttttactatattaatgtcgaaaaacactgaaaaaaaagGTGGAGGTTGAATTTGTTTCCGATACTTTGGTTAACTGTCCGTGAGTTGTTGTGGTGGTGGAAGGGCGTCAATTTGGGGATGAGATACCCACCCGACAACTCAGCCCAAGGTTTCGATATTTACTCCACCTGTCTCTCCACTActtcccttcttctttttttcctttttgtttttttttcactctcttTTTGTCTGTATCTCTCACTCAATCGGACTTTTGCATACACGCAAACTCCACCACTCCACATGTTCATACATGGATtccaaattcaatttcaatttcaatttcaatttcccaaactaattttacccttttttcCCCTTATCTTATTTGTGcgtta
Protein-coding sequences here:
- the LOC118060827 gene encoding LOW QUALITY PROTEIN: uncharacterized protein (The sequence of the model RefSeq protein was modified relative to this genomic sequence to represent the inferred CDS: inserted 1 base in 1 codon; deleted 1 base in 1 codon), with protein sequence MVGCQILPGDGGWYGSVIIMVDGLVPLGINPRVLLRPTSGLSWVRSTYLAVVSFDKLLRLVYCFSYEAWVIYNFLSLCLAWVGGPGAVVLSLSGRVMKPSWCLMTCCFPPMPLDGRFIRRCKQGCLQFVILKCPSLVAVTLILYAKGKYMDGNFSPKQSYLYLTIIYTISYTLALYALALFYVACKDLLQPFNPVPKFIIIKSVVFLTYWQGVLFFLAAKSGFIKDAEEAAQFQXFIICVEMLIAAVASSL